From the Musa acuminata AAA Group cultivar baxijiao chromosome BXJ1-2, Cavendish_Baxijiao_AAA, whole genome shotgun sequence genome, one window contains:
- the LOC135608743 gene encoding probable pterin-4-alpha-carbinolamine dehydratase, chloroplastic — protein sequence MASASFSFVAPPLASANSLLHGRATLAFPSSSHSASWSSRRRRGHLRLLAQGADLLGDFGARDPFPEEIESNFCEKVLGNTDTMHRILIPNISALSLAQMSCEPISSSQPPISTEDAEKLLKKVVGWRLVDGDGGKRIHCLWKVRDYGCGVQLITRIYCVAEVAGHFPNLHLEQPNQVRAELWTNSIGGLSMNDFIVAARIDQIKTLDLLPKKRIWA from the exons ATGGCGTCCGCTTCCTTCTCTTTCGTCGCGCCGCCGCTCGCATCGGCCAACTCTCTCCTCCACGGCCGCGCTACCCTCGCGTTCCCATCTTCCTCCCATAGCGCTTCATGGAGTTCGAGAAGGCGCCGCGGCCACCTCCGCCTTCTCGCCCAGGGTGCCGACCTCCTCGGCGACTTCGGCGCCCGCGACCCTTTCCCGGAGGAGATCGAGAGCAACTTCTGCGAGAAGGTCCTCGGCAACACCGACACGATGCACCGCATCTTAATCCCCAACATATCCGCCCTCTCCCTCGCCCAGATGAGCTGCGAGCCCATCTCTTCCTCTCAGCCTCCAATCTCGACTGAAGACGCCGAGAAGCTCCTCAAGAAG GTGGTTGGCTGGAGGCTAGTGGATGGTGATGGAGGGAAAAGAATCCACTGCCTATGGAAGGTGAGAGATTATGGATGTGGAGTGCAGCTTATCACTAGGATTTATTGCGTTGCAGAAGTTGCAGGGCATTTCCCTAATCTTCATTTGGAACAACCCAATCAAGTTAGAGCAGAACTCTGGACAAATTCAATAG GTGGTTTGAGTATGAATGACTTTATTGTAGCAGCTAGAATAGATCAGATCAAGACACtagatcttcttccaaagaaGAGGATATGGGCATAA